A stretch of DNA from Streptomyces venezuelae:
AACAACCTCATCAACGTGACGAGAAGGCCGCGCTATGTCACCTCGTACTGGTCCGTGAACGGCAATGCCTCGGAATACGGTACGCATATCGGCCCGCTCGATTCCGGGGGACGGCTGTCCGGTGACGAGGAGCCCGACGAAAGGTACGGGGCCTTCTTCCTCTCGTCCAACACGGCGAAGATCCCCTTCGTCGCCCTGGTGAGCCCGCAGGTGTGAGCCGGCTACCAGACGGGCCGCAGTGGCGGCAGCGGAGTGCCGGGGGAGAGCGCGCCGAGCAGGCGGCCGAGTTCCCGGCGGAGCAGGCCGAGGTCGGTGTGGGCGGACAGTTCCGCCTCCAGCCCGTGCAGGATCCGTCCCGCCACCGCGAGGTGCGTACGCGCCGCGTCCGTCAGGACGACCAGCTTCCGCCGCCCGCCCTCCGGGTGCGGTTCCCGGCGTACGTACCCGCGCCGCTCCAGGTCGTCGATCAGCTGCCCGGCCGCCTGCTTGGTCATGCCGAGCCGTTCGCCCAGCTCGCTGCCGGTGGCCCCGCCGTCCTTCAGGACCTGGAAGGCCATGCCGTGCACCGGGCGCAGGTCCGGATAGCCGGCCTCGGCCACCCGCCGGGTGAACTCGGCCAGCAGCATCTGGAAGCCCAGCCCGAGCAGGAAGGTCAGCTCGGGGCCGGCGGGTGCGTCGTGGTGGTCCGTCACGGAAACATGGTGACACGGATGGGTCAAGCTGCTTTACTCAAGCTCTGAGTAAAGCGGCTTGACCCACCTGACCCATCTGACCCGCCTGTGGAGGAGAAGAGTTTTGCGCGTTATCAGCTCCGCCCCCGAAAACGTCACCGCCTCGCCCGCCGCCACCATGACCGGCCTGGCCGCCCCCAGCCGGGGCAGTACCGAGCTCAGCACCTGGCACACCCGGATGGAGGCCGGGTCCACCGGCCCCGAGCACTCCATCAGCCGGGAGCAGGTGTGGACCGTCGTCCTCGGGACCCTGGAGGTCACCGGCGACGGCCGGACCGAGACGGTCACGGCCGGCCAGACCCTGGTCCTCCCGCCCGGCATGC
This window harbors:
- a CDS encoding MarR family winged helix-turn-helix transcriptional regulator, with translation MLLAEFTRRVAEAGYPDLRPVHGMAFQVLKDGGATGSELGERLGMTKQAAGQLIDDLERRGYVRREPHPEGGRRKLVVLTDAARTHLAVAGRILHGLEAELSAHTDLGLLRRELGRLLGALSPGTPLPPLRPVW
- a CDS encoding cupin domain-containing protein; this translates as MRVISSAPENVTASPAATMTGLAAPSRGSTELSTWHTRMEAGSTGPEHSISREQVWTVVLGTLEVTGDGRTETVTAGQTLVLPPGMLRRVHAPVAAEAYVAMRADGVASVPGTEATRELPWAQ